In Apus apus isolate bApuApu2 chromosome 5, bApuApu2.pri.cur, whole genome shotgun sequence, the following are encoded in one genomic region:
- the DLK1 gene encoding protein delta homolog 1, protein MGLRAAGLIGCCCCLLPLVLPAAPGVNCKTGCHPENGFCEFPNECRCQPGWQGALCNQCVPFPGCLHGSCAKPWQCICEEGWVGSLCDIDIHPCSAKPCTNNSTCIETGDGGYICLCAQGFTGKNCHLKKGPCIINGSPCQNGGTCIDDNGFAPHASCLCPSAFAGNFCEIDRDDCESNPCENGGTCTDVGVDFSCFCPHGYTGKLCSSRVIFCASGPCENGGTCYEHPQGGFECICKPEFVGVTCKELNKNTSLSEVNRKTKHMENYKPPLKAHHKSAHQQEILKITVKETIQNADPLLSRSQVICFVVLGLLTCLVVLGTTGIVFFSKCEMWLANAKYSHLLRKKKNFFLKSNNGENLSVNIIFPEKIKLTNYTKNYTAI, encoded by the exons ATGGGGCTGCGCGCTGCCGGGCTCAtcggctgctgctgctgcctgctgcccctcgtcctccctgcagccccag GAGTGAACTGTAAAACTGGCTGCCACCCAGAGAATGGATTTTGTGAATTTCCCAATGAATGCAG GTGTCAACCTGGTTGGCAGGGTGCTCTTTGTAATCAGTGTGTTCCTTTCCCTGGATGTTTGCACGGCAGCTGTGCCAAACCCTGGCAGTGCATTTGTGAGGAGGGCTGGGTTGGCAGCCTCTGTGACATAG ataTTCACCCATGTTCTGCAAAGCCCTGCACCAATAACTCAACATGCATAGAGACTGGTGATGGAGGATATATTTGTCTGTGTGCCCAGGGatttacaggaaaaaactgCCATCTCAAGAAAGGACCCTGCATTATTAATGg CTCTCCCTGCCAGAATGGAGGAACGTGCATTGACGACAATGGTTTTGCACCACATGCTTCCTGTCTGTGCCCTTCTGCTTTTGCTGGCAACTTCTGTGAAATAGATAGAGATGACTGTGAATCCAATCCCTGTGAAAATGGAGGAACATGTACAGATGTTGGTGTGGATTTCAGCTGTTTTTGTCCACATGGCTATacaggaaagctctgcagcagccgTGTCATATTCTGTGCAAGTGGCCCATGTGAGAATGGAGGGACATGCTATGAACATCCCCAAGGAGGATTTGAATGCATCTGTAAACCAGAATTTGTTGGTGTGACCTGCAAAGAGCTCAACAAAAACACAAGCCTCTCTGAAGTGAATAGAAAGACAAAGCATATGGAGAATTACAAGCCACCCCTGAAAGCTCATCACAAATCAGCCCATCAGCAAGAAATCCTGAAAATAACAGTGAAAGAAACAATCCAAAATGCAGACCCCTTGCTCAGTAGAAGCCAGGTGATATGTTTTGTTGTACTGGGCTTGCTTACCTGTCTTGTTGTCCTGGGTACAACTgggattgtatttttttcaaaatgtgaaatgtGGCTTGCTAATGCCAAATACAGTCATCTCCTACGCaagaaaaagaacttttttctgaAGTCTAACAATGGGGAAAACCTCTCAGTTAACATTATCTTCCCAGAGAAGATCAAATTGACTAATTACACTAAGAACTACACTGCCATCTAG